GAGCGCATCGACGTCGAGCTCGCTCTCCCTGCGCCCGTCAGCCCGGACTACCAGGTCCGCCACGTGCCGAAGCCAGTCCTGCCGTTGGGCTCTGACTTCGTGGAGGACAACGTGGAGGAGGTACTGGTCATCCCTGATGACCACGAGGAGGGCGAGGAGGACGCTGTGCAGATGGTAGCGCCGGTCGCCGTCGAGGGTGGCAAGACAATGCCCATCGACGTCGagctccttcccctcctccctgACATAGTGAAGGTGGAAGAAGAGGAGGTGGCTCAGGATCAGGTGGCTCAGGATCAGGTGGCGCAGCTGTCGAACAGAACGGCGGTCAAGAAGAAGGCTTCTCCGTGTGTGGTGCGCCGTTCATGCCGCCTCAAATTTCTGAAGAAGTGAAGATGGGCACAGTTGCTGAAGGAGGAGGAAGCTGCTGGTTATCTTAAGTTAGGTATGCTGTTATATGTTTCAACATATAAGTTAACATTATTTTGGGTTTGATGTTGGTTAGGTATGCTTTTATATGTAAgcatataagttatgcaatcggtatGTTTGATCGGGTTCTTTGTGGCTGAAGAACTGAATATCTACTGCTCACCCTAAGTGTCAAGTTCAGTTAAATTTCAGAATATTGAATATGTACTGTTGCTTTGCTTCAGTGTTGCATCAAAGGTGTAGGTGCTGCTAGATGTTGCTCCTATGTTGCAACAAGACAATGAACTGGGCTGCTGCATAAATCAGTAGTGTTGCTTGGTGATGTGCCCACGTGCATCACTTACCAAATATAGAACATGCCAAAAGTGCATTGTCTGCCAAATACAGAACATGCCAAAAGTGCATTGTCTACCAATCATGATGGCCCCATGATATTTATGCTGCAATCTCTGTTACACTTTGCCCATAAACTGAATAGCAAATAATTCAGCAGCATTTCATCATGTCAATTACAATGATGTCAATAACTTTATGAACAATCTACTTGCTAACTATGACAGCAATCATAATGGCAAGTAGGCCAAGATACAGAAGACCTCCAAATCCTAAAATCCTATCCCTATAGAGCAATATTTCCTTGTGCATCTTAACCATTGCCCTCTTTTCTTTCTCATTCCTTTTAATTTCAGCTTCATGTTCTGTAATCTTAGTCTCCAGTTTCTTGTTCTTCATGGCAAGATACTTAATGACTAACTTTGCTTTGCTATCCCACTCCCCATCAATCCATTCAACATACTCAGAAGTGATATCATCCTAAATAAATCATGAGCAATTGAAGTCATTTTATAACTGAACTTGTCACTGCAAGCATTAAACACTGAACTTTTTTGCAGCTTGACCGCAATAGCAGTACTAGTTTGAAGATCATGCTCAGTAGACTAATGTCAAACACACATCCCCCGAGTGCGCTGCCAAAATTGTCTACATCTATGCAGACACGGCCACCAGGAGTTTCCTGATGACCACATAGATGGAGCTTGTCATTGCCACAGGTCATGAATTGTGGGCGATAATGCTGGGATGTAAAGAACAACGGTAAAGAACTTACCTTTTTGCCACCAAAGTGTAGCACTTAAGAAACCCAAGCCGTGGGTTCTCCTGGCCCGCCGCCGCCCATGAAACCCCCGTCCCCTGTTCCACTCAATCCGCTGCCGCTGCCTCCTGTGCCACTGAATCCACCCCACCTGCTTGCAGGACCCAGGGTTCGACCTAACTTGCGGTCGCCATCGCTCTTCTCGCAGCAGCCGCCGTCGTCCGACGCCCAGCTCGCTGTCATGCTTTCGCCGTCGAGATTTGGAGGCGCAAATGGAGAGAGAGGGCTAGGGATTTGGAAAGGGAAACGAGAAAAAGGGAAAGATCGATGTGAACCTGGCAAAATGGGCTGGTGTAGCGCTGCCGGCACGATAGCCCGCCTGTGGGGCCCCTCACGTGGTTTCATGGGCCATGCCTGGCATCATGGTGAGTACAGAAAAAGTTAATTATACATACAATAAAAAAACGACGGGTTTgtaaaacaaaatagaaaaacatGATGCCTGATAACACGCGATAGAGCCAACGAGCTGACATGACTAATTTTCATCAGTGTAATATTACATTTTGGCTCGATATATTTACTTATCTACCATGACTACTTTTCATAATCATGTGATGAGGGGGAATTACCAGGAGATTATGCAAGATGATGACATGCAGATAGCTAAGGTAGAAGGCTAAGCTTGGTAGAGTTTTTTAAAAAAAGTAAAGAATGTGAAAATTTTAATATGAAACTTACGAGAGCAGTTGAAGAGAAAAATAGACTATTATAAAAAAATTGGAGAATGAGAAAAATATTAAGCAAGAACAATTGATAAGTGAAGCCGTGAAAAATACAATTATAAAAAATTGGAGAACGAGAAAAATATTAAGCAAGAACAATTGATAAGTGAAGCCAAAACTTTATTGGTACGACCAAATTGTCTTCTCCGAGCGAATTGTATGACCGAATTTTCTGGTACGAGCGAATTgtctgacagacacatacacatgtatgtgTCACAATATTCGAGATGCCCTGTTTATTACATAAAAATGATAGAACCCCTAAGATAATCATGCCATCGAAACCTTCGACCGGACTAAATCCAAACCACTAAAACTTCAATCTTGCATGCCGCATGAATTCTTCAGGCGCGCCTTTTCCTTGCGATTTCGCGAATTTTGTTCTTCACACACTCCATCGTGTTCGAAGGTGACATAATCAACTCCGCGATGAAACGTCTTCTCCTTGCGTCAATGGTGGCCTGCAAAAAATGACATGAAGGTTACATGAACCGAAGTTGCTACACGACCATAGTAGCTAGTCTACAAACGTAAGTAACAGCATACCTGTGAAAAATCGCGGGTCATTCGGTCCCTGTCCCAATGTTCTAGACATTCTGTGACAAAAAGGCCACAAGAGTTTCTGGTACTTATGCAAACATTAGCGGTGGGCAATACAAACATGTGTGTTGTTGTTTGAATGTGCATGATGTCCTATTAACTCACCCATCCTCTTGCTAGGGCATGTCATACTCCTTGATAGGCCACTTACTTACGTCCGGATATTTCCCTGGTGTAATAAGATTTGCTAGGTGCATATCGTGTGCTATATCCATTCGCTATAAAGAGGATAGTGTTAAAGAAGAATCATAAACAACATGTAAGACCAATGGTACAAATGTTGGTTATATTACCAGTGCTTTCACAGTCTTTTCTGTCAGGTCCAGAGGATAGAGTGAATCGAGAACTTGGAATTCTTGCTTGATCAAGTGCATGACCACGGTCATCCAGTGGGCATTGTCGATATTCAACGCGATATACGTCTACCGTGCAAAAAACCATTGTGGATCAAACGAAATACTTGATGAAATGTCCTGTAGTGAAGAATTACAAACATAACGTACCTTATCACGCACAGTATACTCTTTCGTGACTCTATTAACTACTCCAGCTTTGGACAGAGCACTATCCATGTTGCAGCTCGACGGCAATGGATCGTCTCGTGCGATAGCACGATCTACAAGGAATTTGGACCTCCACGCTGGACAGAGGTAACGATCATGACCAACGCGCAACTCCAAATGTCCCATATAAGTATCAATAACCTTCATAGAATATCAGGGGATTACATGTTGAAAGTTGAGACATAGATTATTGAGAATTTTAATAACAGGACATGCAAGTAGTACTTACATCGTCCGACAGCCATCTGTGAGTTAGTACCGGTCGAATCCTTTCGGAAGTCAGAGATATGCCACGCCCTTCACTGTAGTAAACTTTCTTCCCCTTATTCTTCTTGGTGCTAGCAGCTAACTCGACAAATGAAACAGCTACATCAATTATTTCCGGCGTCAACTCATCCGCCACAACCTCCGGCTCATGATTTCCAGAAA
This sequence is a window from Aegilops tauschii subsp. strangulata cultivar AL8/78 chromosome 7, Aet v6.0, whole genome shotgun sequence. Protein-coding genes within it:
- the LOC109785247 gene encoding uncharacterized protein, with translation MAKANGKKGATIDKDEEVMSGKRKRTVPKKFESPYALDKPSRRTNRGQKPSGTSTATRALFSGNHEPEVVADELTPEIIDVAVSFVELAASTKKNKGKKVYYSEGRGISLTSERIRPVLTHRWLSDDVIDTYMGHLELRVGHDRYLCPAWRSKFLVDRAIARDDPLPSSCNMDSALSKAGVVNRVTKEYTVRDKTYIALNIDNAHWMTVVMHLIKQEFQVLDSLYPLDLTEKTVKALRMDIAHDMHLANLITPGKYPDVKCLEHWDRDRMTRDFSQATIDARRRRFIAELIMSPSNTMECVKNKIREIARKRRA